In Cryptomeria japonica chromosome 10, Sugi_1.0, whole genome shotgun sequence, a genomic segment contains:
- the LOC131055581 gene encoding linamarin synthase 1, with protein MPHALLIPFPAQGHINPMMQLAWKLVSDGFFITFLNTDVNHQRIIKANKDKDMQNNGDKIRMISVPGGLPPKVRRGENTKHAAVKFFGDVENWFAPSVIDKVVQDINDNDEEQKLTCIIVDVWMCFGLQKVAELHHISLAAFHTSLVSTFAIRYFSPKLVSLGILPSDGIPEDDMVQKYLPSMPPLQSAHLPWFSGGEYLFRHGIRMAKEVAKIEWILFNTIYELEGGVADDLSREMCVFPIGPLIFPEFLNGDRKISTTASIWEDNMECLEWLEKQCEQSVIYVSFGSHGILNNQQVEELALGLEETQRPFLWVVHSDVMNGTTGGLPAGFLDRVDDRGCIVSWAPQLRVLSHPSIACFVTHCGWNSVQESITMGVPMLCWPHFGDQFINSTYVVHVWKVGLPLKLNNDGLIEKEEFRRAIERLVATEEGRAIREEMKKWNSIARNTVKEGGLSSTNYKLFVEAMMK; from the exons ATGCCCCATGCCCTTCTCATTCCATTTCCTGCACAGGGTCACATAAATCCCATGATGCAACTTGCTTGGAAGCTCGTCTCTGATGGATTTTTCATCACCTTCCTCAACACCGACGTCAATCATCAGAGAATAATTAAAGCCAACAAGGACAAAGACATGCAAAATAACGGCGATAAGATCAGAATGATTTCTGTTCCTGGAGGACTGCCGCCCAAGGTACGCCGCGGGGAGAACACAAAACATGCCGCCGTAAAATTTTTCGGGGATGTTGAAAATTGGTTCGCGCCTTCTGTAATTGACAAAGTTGTTCAAGACATAAACGACAATGATGAAGAGCAGAAACTTACTTGCATTATAGTAGATGTCTGGATGTGCTTTGGTCTGCAGAAAGTGGCTGAACTCCATCATATATCGCTGGCGGCTTTTCATACATCTCTTGTTTCCACCTTCGCCATCCGCTACTTCAGTCCCAAGCTTGTCTCACTTGGGATTCTTCCTTCCGATG GCATTCCAGAGGACGATATGGTTCAAAAGTATCTTCCATCTATGCCGCCACTGCAGTCTGCTCATCTGCCATGGTTTTCCGGAGGTGAATACTTGTTTAGGCACGGGATTCGCATGGCAAAAGAAGTGGCTAAGATCGAATGGATCCTGTTCAACACGATTTACGAGCTAGAAGGTGGTGTAGCTGATGATTTGTCCAGAGAAATGTGCGTGTTTCCCATAGGTCCCTTAATTTTCCCCGAGTTTCTGAACGGCGACAGAAAGATATCGACCACGGCAAGCATTTGGGAAGATAACATGGAATGTTTGGAGTGGTTAGAAAAACAGTGTGAGCAATCTGTCATCTATGTGTCTTTTGGGAGTCATGGAATTTTGAATAACCAGCAAGTGGAAGAGCTTGCTTTGGGGCTGGAAGAAACCCAGAGACCATTTCTGTGGGTTGTGCACTCGGATGTAATGAATGGGACCACTGGCGGTCTGCCTGCGGGATTCCTGGATCGGGTTGACGATAGAGGTTGCATAGTATCTTGGGCTCCACAGTTAAGGGTGTTGTCGCATCCTTCCATAGCTTGTTTTGTGACCCACTGTGGATGGAATTCTGTACAGGAGAGCATCACCATGGGAGTTCCGATGCTATGCTGGCCTCATTTCGGCGATCAATTCATCAACAGCACATATGTTGTACATGTCTGGAAAGTGGGGCTGCCTTTGAAACTCAATAATGATGGGTTAATAGAGAAAGAGGAATTTAGGAGAGCGATTGAGAGATTAGTTGCTACAGAAGAAGGCAGGGCAATCAGAGAAGAAATGAAAAAATGGAATAGCATAGCAAGGAATACAGTGAAAGAAGGGGGATTGTCTTCCACCAACTATAAACTATTTGTCGAGGCCATGATGAAATAA